In Setaria italica strain Yugu1 chromosome I, Setaria_italica_v2.0, whole genome shotgun sequence, the genomic window AAGTAGAAAAGTTGAAATGGTTCAGCACACAACATAGAAACCACAATCAATACCAACAGGTAAAACATAACTATTCAAGCAGATAGTACCTTCAGCTCTTCATAGTGATGGAAGAGAAGCTCCTTTGCTACAGATGATATATTGCCCTGAATCACTCCAAACAAAACACTGAATGATATCCATGGAGAATTTGGTCCTTCACCTGTTTCAGACATTACCTGCGGACAGATTGTTTGGTTGGATAAGTGGAATACTACTGTATACCAAAGCTAAAATTATTCGCCATTGCAAGATGCAGAGAGAGGAACCAATGGACAGCAGAGCTGGACATCTACAAAAAAGCTTCTGTCGTCCCACTGTGAGCAGCAGATATGCATTTAAAAGGAAAACTAGTGCGCCGATGGTGAACAAGATTCAGGTTGCCTCACAGGTTGAAGGGTAGAAATATCCATTGCAACTTCCTTCGGTGATGGGTTAAACCATAAACCCTTCAAGTCAAGCAAATAATCTGAAAAATAAAGGCATCAAAACTAATATTCACTCCACTTAGTAATATCACGTGATAAAGGTGTTAACTCTTAGCAATCATCTTACGTCGAACTTTTGGGACAAGCTTGAAACTAACAAGATATTCTAAACGGATGTGAGTGCTTAGATGTGATGGCCACATCACATAACACTTTGGGTTTGAACAATCATCAACACCAGAATCATATATCTCACTGCTTGGAAAAGACTCTTGTGATCCAGGTTCAACAGCTTCCATGTTTCCCAATATCATACGGCACAGCAACATATACTGCACTCCTTTTTCATCAACATCACAAAGACCAACACTGAAACACATTAAAAACGTGATGTTAATATAACAATATATAAACATTACAGAATGGTAACCACAAAAACAGAGTTAAGAAAGCACACCTGGTAAAGGCTCGGTTTTCTGGTGAAAGATATACACCAGCACTCAAACCTGCTTTCTCAACAGGATTTGCAGTGGTACCCAAACCATTAATAAGAATCCTAACTATGTCATTCTTCCTAGATCCTAGCCATCCATACCTTACATTTGCATCACCACGTGCTTCTTTAGTTGACTTCATCTGTCTTTCAAAAGCTTCAAATCTACACTGTGCAGTGATATCATTCGGAGAGTAGCGGTGGATATGAAGAATGTTACTTGGTGTTGCAAATGGATCCATGCCTGAGAGGAAAAGGTCCTGGACAAATAGAAAGCTTTCACTGCCTCTTTCCACAGATGTGATCTTCTTCCGCAATACGTCAACAGTCGAAGGTTTATCAGGAACTGGAGGGTTAGATTCAAGAACAACTTGCTTGACCACTTCCGGTGGAGAAGTTGCAGCCTTGTCTACCATTATTCCCTGTGCAGTGCTGTCAACGTTACCAGAATCACCTTTGGTCATTTCATCACTTTCCTCATCAAAGAACAGAGAAGGAAAGAAACGCTTGCCAGTGTCATCAAACCAAGCAACAGACCGCTGCTTTCTGGTTTTTAGGTTCACCAGGGTCATCGACAGGAAATCAACAAGAATGGGCTCATCGTCCATCACAGATACAACACTCGATTTATTGCCTCTGAATTCTTCAATGAGGGACTTCATTATTTGCTCAGGAAAATTGTGCCAAGAACCTTGTTTGTAATACATGATACGGCTAGGCGCTCCACTCTTCAGGAAATTGACACAATCATTGGCAAGGTTAGGTCGCGTGCAACAACAGTTGCAGCGTTTAGCAGATGGATCAAACGAGGGCCCATTTTCAGATTTCACACGGCGAGATTTGCAGTCTTTTGACAGGCAGTCATCAACAAGTTTCCGCTTCAAGCACACAGAATTGGATTCTTGTGGTGATGCCATGAGAAGCCTTGCTTCTAACTCCTAACAAatatagaaaaagaaaactaactCTAATATGTATACAATTGCAGCCGTCCCTTCATATTGATATCTCAGTCGTAGAAGATGGCCCTGTATAAGATAATAAATAAATGTCTCTCAAATAGAAAACACAGTTCAAGAATTTGTGACAGAAAATTAGTGACAGAGTAAGGATTCTAGAACAAGTTGGTGAAATAATAATGGAATATTAGTAGAACAGCATCACCAGCACTCACAACACAGATGTACTAAATGCACAACGAACATCAACTGAATAAAGCATACAACAGTATAAAATAAAAAGTCTAGTTAAGTTGGTTCCTTAAAAAATGAAGATCTGTAGTGTCCCTATGATTCTGTTCTCCTAAGAAAAGATCTGTAGCAGACATATCAGCTCCACAGTTAGCTGTTGAAGCCTGTCCCGAAAACAAGTTGATGGGGATCAAACAGGAATATGACAGTGTTCGGGTGAAAGTGGTTTGGGTTATCACTCTCTGATAGTGCTGTAAAGTATGTAAGCATTACCATTTGCCAACCtctagaatttaaaaatcaacAGAAAAACCAATTGAAGTATTAAAGCGTTATCTGTATTCTTTAGTTAAATTGAAGATGTATTTAAACTTCTCACTCGCTAGAAACATGAAAATTTGGTGCTGTTTATTTACACTGCTATCCACACAGCATACCAGTCCAACCTGCCTCTCCATTGATGCTTGCGAGGTTGCATCCTGTAACCACA contains:
- the LOC101782173 gene encoding uncharacterized protein LOC101782173 translates to MASPQESNSVCLKRKLVDDCLSKDCKSRRVKSENGPSFDPSAKRCNCCCTRPNLANDCVNFLKSGAPSRIMYYKQGSWHNFPEQIMKSLIEEFRGNKSSVVSVMDDEPILVDFLSMTLVNLKTRKQRSVAWFDDTGKRFFPSLFFDEESDEMTKGDSGNVDSTAQGIMVDKAATSPPEVVKQVVLESNPPVPDKPSTVDVLRKKITSVERGSESFLFVQDLFLSGMDPFATPSNILHIHRYSPNDITAQCRFEAFERQMKSTKEARGDANVRYGWLGSRKNDIVRILINGLGTTANPVEKAGLSAGVYLSPENRAFTSVGLCDVDEKGVQYMLLCRMILGNMEAVEPGSQESFPSSEIYDSGVDDCSNPKCYVMWPSHLSTHIRLEYLVSFKLVPKVRHYLLDLKGLWFNPSPKEVAMDISTLQPVMSETGEGPNSPWISFSVLFGVIQGNISSVAKELLFHHYEELKEGIISREEMVKKMIIIVGEKILLEALKKLHYCPSLWYKPSVETVSSDPVMAAPEQSLDKSDMVSKGHDCLAASGVPEKSSSTSAISGGSASVEAKGRDSPMQIMPPGNLATPCAKSQDSFVGRVAPIVHDGLLRTISGNSASPGREVCKSATPNAGCSGYASLAQTNASKPHGVSAPGLTPKGYESVVPSLALGNSKSAGVKRLNSAPKMTPEGQEFLSLGIRSPSPAPHLVKLQAISASVAIPPVHVPSLRKSLPMSTEGRDSRGLPITPNGNGGSAFSKAPKRHESPIADTITKGHDSLALGILPKGNGVPASSKVPKRHESAIADTSTKGHDSIALSITSKGHDGAGSSKTPKQPADTLPESGHSQGQDVASKVHKAPKPITGELKKEQAAVPAAQDYPSGPSLDASSHVTGAASALVALSTLREKGGL